The following DNA comes from Saccharomyces cerevisiae S288C chromosome XIII, complete sequence.
ACCTTTTAGTGTGCGAGATGTCGTTGtctttatcatcattgtcatcatcgGTTAAGGCGTTCTCATAATAGGTAGATGAGTATGAAGATTTATGCTTGGATACGTGTGTGCTACTATTGTTTGTTTTTAAAATGGGTGACTTGGGTTCCATTTGGATCATTGAAGGTGGTAAATCAGCAGCAGCCTTAGTATTATAACTTGATCTTCTAGAAGTAGAAGGCCTCTTAGTAGAGGATGATGAAGGAGTAGTTAACAATTCGTTTTGAGAATTTGAATGCGAGTGTGAGCTAGATGGGAAATGGTAACGATTCGTGTGAGAGCTATGTCGTTGGTGATTAACCTCAAGATTGGGCTTTGATGGAGTGGAGGGATCAGGGACGTTTGAATTAGTATTCGTAGTGGACGAAGAAGGAAGAGATCGCCTTGATCTTGAAgatttatttgattttgcAGACTTCACAGAATGGGAAGTCTCGGTTCTCGACACTTGAGGACGAGGATTTCTCGAGGAGGAATTCGAATGTGAATCCTTTTTCGAAGATTTTGAACTTGAATTACccattttgaaaaggaaggaaagaTAAGCAGAGAGTGGTTGATTTGTTGTTTTATGACAAAGCCTCTAGGGGAAAAGAAGCGACTATAAcgatgaaataaaaataaaacgataaagaaaagtataATCAAATGTATTCCAAAGAAGTacttttatatataatctttatatttaacttgaaagaaaaagatttaACATGTATTGccaaaacaaacaaaactAATAATGGAAGCTATTGTATTGTGCTTTTATGTTACCCACCTGCCAATGGTTCACAAGAGAAAGCTGATTAACAGAATTAGAAGATCTGCAGTaatcgttttctttttttttttttcattaatttaTATGCTATCCTTTTAAAAATAGACATGTCATTTCAAACGACATGttaaaaattatatatatgtttatatataGATTGATATATGTTGGAGCCGTTGGACAATTATGGGCAGCTATCTGAACATGGATCCCTGCCCTTCTCCTTGAGTTCTCCAGTAAGCGTTAGGCAAAGTGTCCGACTGCAGACGGTAGAGTCTCCACGCCTCACGGATGTGTTCGGGCAATAAGGGACTGTTGTTATATTTCTCGATGCTTACATCTAGTTTGTTGAATTGGAGGACGAGCTTATTGTACTGCTCGATGAGTTGTAGCTTCAAGTCCTGTGAATTATGGTCTGATTGCTGTAAGGATTTGGACTGTAGCAACGAGTTGCCCAGCGTAGTTTCGCGCTTGTCtacttcttcatcgtcgAAGTAGAAATCAGGTTCGTCTTCGGGAACGCTATCGGATTGATAATCTTGCTTGTATTGCTGGTTTTCTATGATGGAGAAagtcaatttttttagatattttttcaatttataGCCTATTTTGGTCCTCTTATCAAACTCTATGCACATTTGACTTGTCAACCACTTATTCTTCACAATCATGGCCAATTCGATTATCTCACCAGCGTATATTTTTCCCACCGCTTGCAGAAAAACACGAATATTTTCACTTATAGTTTGATTAGCTACTGTGCTAGCCAGTTTTTTGACCTGGGTTTTGTTTAGGGATGTTCTATGGAAAACTTCAAACCGATTAGTTTGATCTTTATCCAAGTTGGTTACCAAGAGCTTGAATTGTTCGTCCTGCGcaagtttttcattttcatcttcgttGGTATTGGTGTCTTCGTAATTGCTATTTTGTGTTTGCTGTTGTAAAATGTCTTGTGGAAAGATCAGGTTTTCTGGGACTTTGTTGATAGAGTCCGGGTCTTGCTGATTTATCCTGGTTTTCTGGTATTTGTATTTTggatatttatttaattgGTTGTTGATTGATGTACCACCCGTTCGCAGGTTTTGCAATTTCCACGTAACGTAGTCCTGGTCCTCACTGATGACTTGGTCAATCATTTGTTTTGTGGAAAAATAGTTTGCTATTGTCAGTATTGGCGGATAGTTCACTTTCGGGATGGTGTCCAAAGGACCTTGAGGTTCGGTCATCGTTGCGCTGTTGAAGCTCAAACTTACTTTGTGCTCTTCATTTATATGGATAATTATCTCTATATACCtcttcttgatttttcaatttctttcaacTTTTCAGTCGAAGAAATGGGaataagagaaaaaattcgGTAATGAACTGAACAGAGATGAGGTCTCGAAGAgccaagaaataaaaggtTAAGAACCAACATGGAGATAAACCAAGCGGCTGAAAAAGAACAGGAGTATGTTCACAAAGTGTATAATGAGATAGCTCCGCATTTCTCGCAAACTAGATATAAGCCATGGCCCATAGTGACTCAGTTCTTGAAGACTCGCCCAATGGGTTCCATCGGTATCGACGTCGGGTGTGGCAATGGAAAGTACCTCGGAGTGAACCctgatatatatattatcGGTTCAGATCGCTCAGATGGTCTTATTGAGTGCGCCAGAGGAATAAACCCATCGTACAACTTACTGGTGGCAGACGGGCTGAACTTACCACACAAAAACGAAACATTTGACTTCGCCATCTCAATTGCTGTAGTGCATCACTGGTCTACAAGGGAGAGACGTGTTGAGGTGATCAGGCACGTTCTATCGAAGCTACGTCAGGGCGGACA
Coding sequences within:
- the TAF11 gene encoding TATA-binding protein-associated factor TAF11 (TFIID subunit (40 kDa); involved in RNA polymerase II transcription initiation, similar to histone H3 with atypical histone fold motif of Spt3-like transcription factors), which produces MTEPQGPLDTIPKVNYPPILTIANYFSTKQMIDQVISEDQDYVTWKLQNLRTGGTSINNQLNKYPKYKYQKTRINQQDPDSINKVPENLIFPQDILQQQTQNSNYEDTNTNEDENEKLAQDEQFKLLVTNLDKDQTNRFEVFHRTSLNKTQVKKLASTVANQTISENIRVFLQAVGKIYAGEIIELAMIVKNKWLTSQMCIEFDKRTKIGYKLKKYLKKLTFSIIENQQYKQDYQSDSVPEDEPDFYFDDEEVDKRETTLGNSLLQSKSLQQSDHNSQDLKLQLIEQYNKLVLQFNKLDVSIEKYNNSPLLPEHIREAWRLYRLQSDTLPNAYWRTQGEGQGSMFR